The Fusarium graminearum PH-1 chromosome 2, whole genome shotgun sequence genome includes a region encoding these proteins:
- a CDS encoding IMP-specific 5'-nucleotidase 1 — MTTRYRVECLLAVPFVLYSQPTGVFGDGPSVTQMAEEAHRRYAEIMRDVELMIDDHISRQQDDSMFPSKLRMLIPTAGPFFTRLPLEAAFKYQDRKRYISSRRFVAPSFNDVRQILNSAQSMAVTNGSLQLATFDGDVTLYDDGFNLEPTSPVIPRLLDLLRKNIKIGIVTAAGYTSADRYYERLHGLLDAIAESTDLDPVQKQSIIIMGGEANYLFEYSPSSPCKLAPVPRTQWLTPEMASWSDADITRLLDVAENALRDCVNNLNLPAMIMRKDRAVGIIPKTPGTRIARESLEETVLVVQRILELSSLGSSEERPTKHRPSSPPIPPSVASQSRRVPFCAFNGGNDVFVDIGDKSWGVTVCQQWFGSKENGGAIRGENTLHVGDQFLSAGSNDFKARSVGTTAWIASPAETVELLDELADMMQKKLS, encoded by the exons ATGACAACCCGTTACCGTGTCGAGT GTCTTCTGGCTGTCCCTTTTGTCCTGTATTCGCAGCCCACGGGTgtctttggagatggaccTAGTGTTACTCAGATGGCTGAGGAGGCTCACCGTCGTTATGCTGAGATCATGCGTGATGTAGAGCTTATGATTGATGATCACA TTAGCCGTCAGCAAGACGACAGTATGTTCCCATCAAAGTTACGGATGCTGATCCCCACTGCGGGCCCCTTTTTCACCCGCCTCCCTCTTGAGGCCGCCTTCAAGTACCAAGACAGAAAACGGTACATCTCATCTCGGAGATTCGTTGCTCCATCCTTCAACGATGTTCGTCAAATTCTCAACTCAGCACAGTCTATGGCTGTTACCAATGGATCTCTCCAACTGGCCACGTTTGATGGTGATGTGACACTGTACGACGATGGGTTCAACCTGGAGCCCACGAGCCCCGTGATTCCTCGTCTTCTCG ACCTTTTGCGCAAAAATATCAAGATTGGTATTGTTACAGCTGCTGGCTACACCTCTGCTGACCGCTACTATGAGCGCCTTCACGGATTGCTTGACGCCATTGCCGAGTCGACTGATCTAGACCCTGTGCAAAAGCAaagtatcatcatcatgggagGTGAAGCGAACTATTTGTTCGAATACTCGCCCTCTTCGCCCTGCAAGCTAGCACCTGTCCCACGCACCCAGTGGCTGACCCCCGAGATGGCCTCATGGTCGGATGCTGATATTACAAGATTGCTGGATGTCGCCGAGAATGCACTCCGTGATTGCGTCAACAATCTTAATTTGCCTGCCATGATCATGCGTAAGGACAGGGCGGTAGGAATCATCCCCAAGACACCGGGAACTCGTATTGCTCGTGAGAGCCTTGAAGAGACCGTCCTAGTCGTTCAGCGCATCCTTGAGCTTAGTAGCCTCGGGTCTAGCGAAGAGCGCCCAACGAAGCACCGCCCAAGCTCTCCACCTATCCCACCCTCAGTGGCAAGTCAATCACGCCGTGTACCATTCTGTGCTTTCAACGGCGGCAACGACGTGTTTGTTGATATTGGTGACAAGAGCTGGGGTGTAACTGTTTGCCAGCAGTGGTTTGGAAGCAAGGAAAATGGCGGCGCTATTCGCGGCGAGAACACTCTGCACGTAGGCGATCAATTCTTGAGTGCAGGCTCCAACGACTTTAAGGCACGTAGTGTCGGCACCACGGCATGGATTGCAAGCCCTGCCGAGACCGTCGAGCTCCTCGATGAGCTGGCTGATAtgatgcagaagaagctATCTTGA